The following are encoded in a window of Pseudomonas sp. St316 genomic DNA:
- a CDS encoding FAD-dependent oxidoreductase yields MIEVDAVIIGGGIVGASAALFLSQAGRRVALLERDFCGSHASGVNYGGVRRQGRPLSQLPLSQRAHEIWSQLPQLIGIDGEYQRSGHLKLARSAEDLQALHDYAAASQGFGLDLQLLDRKALRERFPWVGTVAVGASLCPDDGHANPRLVSPAFAQAARRHGAQVHEQCAVSNVVHDGQRFAVHTTTGLTFHAPWLLNCAGAWASQFAAQFGEAVPMHAGHPAMLVTEPLPLVMDASTGVEGGGIYARQVSRGNCVLGGGQGFALDAARARPGQSAVLEILRQAVELYPFLEGAQAIRTWSGTEGYLPDRQPVIGHSSTQAGLLHAFGFAGAGFQIGPAVGQALTEIICSGASTTPLDAFSITRFHSISVA; encoded by the coding sequence ATGATCGAAGTGGATGCAGTGATCATTGGCGGCGGCATCGTCGGCGCCTCGGCCGCGTTGTTCCTCAGCCAGGCCGGACGCCGGGTGGCGTTGCTGGAGCGCGACTTCTGCGGTTCGCACGCCAGCGGCGTGAACTACGGTGGTGTGCGCCGCCAGGGCCGGCCGCTGTCGCAATTGCCCTTGTCGCAACGGGCCCATGAGATCTGGAGCCAGTTGCCACAATTGATCGGCATCGATGGTGAATACCAGCGCAGCGGTCATCTGAAGCTGGCCCGCAGCGCTGAAGATCTGCAAGCGCTGCACGACTACGCCGCCGCCAGCCAGGGCTTTGGCCTGGATCTGCAACTGCTTGATCGCAAGGCGCTGCGCGAGCGTTTTCCGTGGGTCGGCACCGTAGCGGTCGGGGCGTCGCTGTGCCCGGACGACGGTCATGCCAATCCGCGCCTGGTATCGCCAGCCTTTGCCCAGGCCGCCCGCCGGCATGGCGCGCAAGTCCACGAACAATGCGCCGTCAGCAACGTTGTGCATGACGGCCAACGCTTTGCCGTACACACCACAACAGGCCTGACGTTTCACGCGCCCTGGCTGCTGAACTGCGCCGGTGCCTGGGCGAGCCAGTTCGCCGCGCAGTTCGGCGAAGCGGTACCGATGCACGCCGGGCACCCAGCGATGCTGGTTACCGAACCCTTGCCCTTGGTCATGGACGCCAGCACCGGCGTCGAGGGCGGCGGTATCTATGCCCGCCAGGTCTCGCGCGGCAATTGCGTGCTGGGCGGCGGCCAAGGTTTTGCGTTGGACGCGGCACGCGCCCGACCCGGCCAGAGCGCCGTGCTGGAAATCCTGCGCCAGGCCGTCGAGCTCTACCCATTCCTGGAAGGCGCCCAGGCGATTCGTACCTGGAGCGGCACCGAAGGCTACCTGCCCGATCGCCAGCCGGTGATCGGCCACAGCAGCACCCAGGCTGGTCTGTTGCACGCATTCGGCTTTGCCGGCGCGGGCTTCCAGATCGGCCCGGCGGTGGGCCAGGCGCTCACCGAGATCATCTGCAGCGGGGCTTCGACCACGCCGCTGGATGCGTTTTCCATCACCCGGTTTCACTCCATCTCCGTTGCTTGA
- a CDS encoding leucine-rich repeat-containing protein kinase family protein, which yields MHTLAQLRAGQLSGITRLDLACGLTQFPREIFELADSLEIINLSGNQLDTLPDDLHRLTRLRVLFCSDNRFTELPECLGRCSALTMVGFKANRITRVTGAALPPLLRWLILTDNCVSQLPDELGQRPHLQKLMLAGNRLQQLPVSLGQCHRLELLRIAANQLTELPQWLLELPSLSWLAYAGNPLETQADAAALNTTTPLDWSQLTLQHQLGEGASGVIHQALWQAPGQVPRKVAVKLYKGQMTSDGSPLHEMHACITAGRHPNLIDVLGQVSGHPAQQAGLVMALIEPSYRNLAGLPSLASCTRDVYADELRLSAPAALRIAHGIASVAAHLHRQGITHGDLYGHNILCDDQGDCLLGDFGAASFHATTDNLQTRALQRIEVRAFGILLGELLTRIEPALSDGELATLQDLQVRCCQPDVLARPGFDEIERLLSKFKHTD from the coding sequence ATGCACACCCTCGCCCAACTACGCGCAGGCCAGCTCTCGGGCATTACCCGGTTGGACCTGGCCTGCGGCTTGACGCAGTTCCCCCGGGAAATCTTCGAGCTGGCCGATTCCCTCGAGATTATCAACCTCAGCGGCAATCAGTTGGACACCCTGCCCGACGACCTGCATCGACTGACCCGCCTGCGCGTACTGTTCTGTTCGGACAACCGCTTCACCGAACTGCCCGAATGCCTGGGCCGTTGCAGCGCGTTGACCATGGTCGGTTTCAAGGCCAACCGCATCACCCGCGTCACGGGCGCCGCACTGCCACCTCTGCTGCGCTGGCTGATCCTGACCGACAACTGCGTCAGCCAATTGCCGGACGAACTGGGCCAACGCCCGCACCTGCAAAAACTGATGCTGGCCGGCAATCGTTTGCAGCAGTTGCCGGTGAGCCTGGGTCAGTGTCATCGCCTCGAACTGCTGCGCATCGCCGCCAACCAACTGACCGAGCTGCCGCAATGGCTGTTGGAACTGCCGAGCCTCAGTTGGCTGGCCTACGCCGGCAACCCCTTGGAAACCCAGGCCGATGCCGCGGCCTTGAACACCACGACGCCCCTCGACTGGTCCCAACTGACGCTGCAACATCAGCTGGGCGAAGGCGCATCCGGAGTGATTCACCAGGCGCTCTGGCAGGCGCCCGGCCAAGTGCCACGAAAGGTCGCAGTGAAGCTGTACAAAGGCCAGATGACCAGCGACGGCTCGCCCCTGCATGAAATGCATGCCTGCATCACGGCCGGTCGACACCCGAACCTGATCGATGTGTTGGGCCAGGTCAGCGGGCACCCCGCGCAACAGGCCGGGCTGGTGATGGCGCTGATCGAGCCCAGCTACCGTAACCTCGCCGGGCTACCGAGCCTGGCATCATGCACCCGCGACGTGTATGCCGATGAACTGCGCCTGAGCGCCCCGGCAGCCTTGCGCATCGCCCACGGCATCGCTTCGGTGGCGGCGCACCTGCACCGCCAAGGCATCACCCATGGGGATCTGTACGGGCATAACATCCTGTGCGATGACCAGGGTGATTGCCTGCTGGGGGACTTTGGCGCGGCGTCGTTCCACGCCACCACGGACAACCTGCAAACCCGTGCACTGCAACGGATCGAGGTGCGGGCATTCGGGATTTTGCTGGGGGAATTGTTGACGCGTATCGAACCGGCGCTCAGCGACGGGGAACTGGCAACGTTGCAGGATCTGCAGGTACGTTGCTGTCAGCCGGATGTGCTGGCGCGACCGGGCTTTGATGAGATTGAAAGGTTGCTGAGCAAATTCAAACACACCGACTAA
- a CDS encoding ABC transporter substrate-binding protein — protein MNNVKRSALFGFCSLGSACLGALLPVTQALAEPTLYLGMNGGTMERLYADKVLPAFEKANNVKVVIVPGTSADILAKVQASKGNPQMHVMFLDDGIMYRAIAMGLCDKLEDSPPLAQIPAKGRIKDQAVAVSLGVTGLAYNTRLFKEKGWNTPTSWMDLADPRFKDKVVFQSMASSTFGLHGFLMFNRIQGGSETDVEPGFKAWPNTVGRNVLEYIPSSAKISEMLQTDEAALFPLTPTQVTALKLKGMPVEYAQPKEGAVVLNVAECAIAQNTQPELAQKLAAFLLTPQAQAIALEEGDQIPSNPNTPTTDKTRGQVEAMKQYLETAIAVDWDQVNEQRPAWNARWNRSIER, from the coding sequence ATGAATAACGTCAAACGCAGTGCACTGTTCGGTTTCTGCTCGCTGGGTTCCGCTTGCCTGGGCGCCCTGCTCCCGGTCACCCAGGCGTTGGCCGAGCCGACGCTTTACCTGGGCATGAACGGCGGCACCATGGAGCGCCTCTACGCCGACAAGGTCTTGCCGGCTTTCGAAAAAGCCAACAACGTCAAAGTGGTCATCGTGCCCGGCACCTCCGCCGACATCCTGGCCAAAGTCCAGGCCAGCAAAGGCAACCCGCAGATGCACGTGATGTTCCTCGATGACGGCATCATGTACCGCGCCATCGCCATGGGCTTGTGCGACAAGCTCGAAGACAGCCCGCCCCTGGCGCAGATCCCGGCCAAGGGGCGCATCAAGGATCAGGCCGTGGCTGTCAGCCTCGGGGTGACAGGCTTGGCCTACAACACCCGGCTGTTCAAGGAAAAGGGCTGGAATACACCCACCTCATGGATGGACCTGGCCGATCCACGCTTCAAGGACAAAGTAGTGTTCCAGTCGATGGCCTCGTCCACGTTCGGCCTGCACGGCTTTTTGATGTTCAACCGGATCCAGGGCGGCAGCGAAACCGACGTCGAACCGGGCTTCAAGGCCTGGCCAAACACGGTGGGGCGCAACGTGCTGGAGTACATTCCAAGCTCGGCGAAGATATCCGAAATGCTGCAGACCGACGAAGCTGCGCTGTTCCCGCTGACGCCGACCCAGGTGACCGCGTTGAAACTCAAGGGCATGCCGGTCGAATATGCCCAGCCGAAGGAAGGCGCCGTGGTCCTCAACGTCGCCGAATGCGCCATCGCCCAGAATACCCAACCGGAACTGGCGCAAAAGCTCGCGGCTTTCCTGCTGACCCCGCAAGCCCAGGCCATCGCCCTGGAAGAAGGCGACCAGATCCCGTCCAACCCCAACACCCCGACCACCGACAAGACCCGCGGCCAGGTGGAGGCGATGAAGCAATACCTGGAAACGGCGATTGCCGTGGATTGGGACCAGGTCAACGAACAACGCCCGGCCTGGAACGCCCGTTGGAACCGCAGCATCGAGCGCTAG
- a CDS encoding (2Fe-2S)-binding protein, whose translation MALLKRLAEGDRPALDFTLDGQPATGLLGDTLLTAVLTCSEHLRGSDFSAEPRAGFCLMGACQDCWVRLGDGRRVRACSTLLEAGQHINREPGRQV comes from the coding sequence ATGGCACTGCTGAAACGACTGGCCGAAGGCGACCGCCCGGCCCTGGACTTTACCCTCGACGGCCAGCCCGCCACGGGCCTTTTGGGGGACACCCTGCTGACCGCCGTGCTGACCTGCAGCGAACACCTGCGCGGCAGTGACTTCAGCGCCGAACCCCGTGCCGGTTTCTGTCTGATGGGTGCTTGCCAGGACTGCTGGGTGCGCCTGGGTGATGGCCGCCGCGTACGCGCCTGCTCGACCCTGCTCGAAGCCGGCCAACACATCAACCGCGAGCCGGGGCGCCAGGTATGA
- a CDS encoding ABC transporter permease, with translation MKLIDAMRRGRQGYLMSAPALALYLGLLVIPLGLTLVLSFNVFDYSSGINGDAYTFEHYTSLLGDPYFYEIFLRTFWISALTTLLCVLIGVPEAYILSRMGAPWRSIFLILILTPLLISVVVRAFGWSLLLGADGLVNQALQALGGSPMKLLYTPFAVVIALVHVMLPFMIIPVWTSLQKLDPAAEQAALSLGASQFTVIRKVVLPQIMPGVLSGTLIVFGLAASSFAIPGLLGGRRLKMVATLIYDQYLSELNWPMGAAIAVALLLLNLLIMLSWNRMIEGRYKKSLG, from the coding sequence ATGAAGCTGATCGATGCGATGCGCCGCGGTCGGCAAGGCTACCTGATGTCCGCGCCAGCCCTGGCCTTGTACCTGGGCCTGCTGGTCATTCCCTTGGGCTTGACCTTGGTCCTGTCGTTCAACGTCTTCGACTACAGCTCGGGCATCAACGGCGACGCCTATACCTTCGAGCACTACACCAGCCTGCTGGGCGATCCATACTTCTACGAGATATTTTTGCGCACGTTCTGGATCAGCGCCCTGACCACCCTCCTGTGCGTGCTGATCGGCGTGCCCGAGGCGTACATCCTCAGCCGCATGGGCGCACCGTGGCGCTCGATTTTCCTGATCCTGATTCTCACGCCGCTGCTGATTTCGGTGGTGGTGCGGGCTTTCGGCTGGAGCCTGCTGCTCGGCGCCGACGGCTTGGTCAACCAGGCCCTGCAAGCCCTCGGCGGTTCGCCGATGAAGCTGCTCTACACGCCATTCGCCGTGGTCATCGCCCTGGTCCACGTGATGTTGCCGTTCATGATCATTCCGGTCTGGACCTCGCTGCAGAAACTCGACCCGGCCGCCGAACAGGCCGCGCTGTCCCTGGGGGCCAGCCAATTCACGGTGATCCGCAAAGTGGTGTTGCCGCAGATCATGCCCGGCGTGCTGTCCGGCACGCTGATTGTGTTCGGCCTCGCCGCCAGTTCCTTCGCGATTCCCGGCCTGCTCGGCGGACGTCGTTTGAAGATGGTCGCCACGTTGATCTACGACCAGTACCTGTCGGAGTTGAACTGGCCGATGGGCGCGGCCATTGCCGTCGCGCTGCTGCTGCTCAACCTGCTGATCATGCTGTCGTGGAACCGGATGATCGAAGGCCGCTACAAGAAGTCATTGGGATAA
- a CDS encoding FAD/NAD(P)-binding oxidoreductase, whose translation MKPIAIIGAGPAGIRAAQTLVAHGLYPVLLDEAANGGGQIYRRQPAHFKRSPGKLYGFEAHKANAIHQTLDTLRGQLDYRPDTLVWNAEAGLLDTLHEGRADRLEYASVIVATGATDRVLPVPGWTLPGVYSLGAAQIALKFQGCSIGERVVFAGSGPLLYLVAYQYARAGANVVAVLDSSPFGAQVRALPGLLAQPVTLAKGLYYRAWLTAHGIVVHQGASLSGLDGERRVQSLKWRNANGEHTLDCDAVAFAHGLRSETQLADLLGCEFAWNTLNRAWLPRRDHAGRSSVPGIYLAGDGAGIMGADAAEMAGERAALALLEDRGYSTDPQRCTQLEQALERIGQFRQGLERAFAFPEEWAADAADDLMICRCEEVSAGDIRQVVGEGHWEINRVKAHCRVGMGRCQGRMCGAAAAEIIARESGRAVSSIGRLRAQAPIKPVPFGLEVEP comes from the coding sequence ATGAAACCGATAGCCATCATCGGCGCCGGCCCCGCCGGTATCCGTGCCGCGCAGACATTGGTCGCCCACGGTCTGTACCCGGTCCTGCTGGACGAAGCCGCCAACGGTGGCGGGCAGATCTATCGGCGCCAACCGGCCCATTTCAAGCGCTCGCCAGGCAAGCTCTATGGCTTCGAAGCGCACAAGGCCAACGCCATCCACCAGACGCTCGACACGTTGCGCGGACAGCTCGACTACCGTCCCGACACGCTGGTGTGGAACGCCGAGGCCGGCCTGCTCGATACCCTGCATGAAGGCCGCGCCGACCGCCTCGAGTACGCCAGCGTGATCGTCGCAACCGGCGCCACCGACCGGGTCCTGCCCGTGCCGGGGTGGACCCTGCCCGGGGTATACAGCCTGGGCGCGGCGCAGATCGCCCTGAAATTCCAGGGTTGCTCCATTGGTGAACGGGTGGTGTTCGCCGGCAGCGGTCCCTTGTTGTATCTGGTGGCTTATCAATACGCCCGGGCCGGCGCCAACGTGGTCGCGGTGCTCGACAGCTCGCCCTTTGGCGCCCAGGTCCGCGCCCTGCCCGGCCTGCTGGCACAACCGGTCACCCTCGCCAAGGGCCTCTATTATCGGGCCTGGCTGACCGCCCACGGCATCGTCGTGCATCAAGGCGCGAGCCTGTCGGGTCTCGACGGCGAACGCCGGGTGCAGTCGTTGAAATGGCGCAACGCCAACGGCGAACACACCCTCGACTGCGACGCGGTGGCCTTCGCCCACGGCTTGCGCAGTGAAACCCAATTGGCCGACTTGCTGGGCTGCGAGTTTGCCTGGAACACCCTCAACCGCGCCTGGCTGCCACGACGCGACCACGCCGGTCGCAGCAGCGTGCCAGGGATTTACCTGGCCGGTGACGGCGCCGGCATCATGGGCGCCGACGCGGCTGAAATGGCTGGTGAACGGGCGGCCCTGGCCTTGCTCGAAGACCGCGGTTACTCCACCGACCCGCAACGTTGCACGCAACTGGAACAAGCCCTTGAACGCATCGGCCAGTTCCGACAGGGCCTGGAACGTGCGTTTGCCTTTCCTGAAGAGTGGGCCGCCGACGCCGCCGATGACCTGATGATTTGCCGCTGCGAAGAAGTCAGCGCGGGTGACATCCGCCAGGTGGTTGGCGAAGGCCATTGGGAGATCAATCGGGTCAAGGCGCATTGCCGGGTCGGCATGGGCCGTTGCCAGGGCCGGATGTGCGGTGCCGCTGCGGCGGAAATCATTGCCCGCGAAAGTGGCCGCGCCGTTTCCAGCATCGGCCGCTTGCGGGCCCAGGCGCCGATCAAGCCCGTACCCTTCGGCCTGGAGGTCGAGCCATGA
- a CDS encoding ABC transporter ATP-binding protein, whose amino-acid sequence MAFVQLEGLGKRYGDIDAVVATHLSVEKGEFVSLLGPSGCGKTTTLQMIAGFVEVSSGRILLDGRDITHAKPASRGLGVVFQSYALFPHMTVKDNVAFGLRMRKVANAELQRRVDRVLKLVRLDRHADRYPRELSGGQRQRVALARALVIEPPVLLLDEPLSNLDANLREEMQYEIRRIQREVGITTLMVTHDQSEALSISDRVVVMQAGRITQIDAPYTLYEHPRTEFISGFVGKANLLSGMRDSTGVVQACSQGNGELTLSLRPEKIDLCEVGSGRLQGTLVSRFFLGSQWLYGVSTSLGELCVVRRNDGSAPLVEGTAVGLDWDPALLRVLSADEVSA is encoded by the coding sequence ATGGCTTTTGTGCAACTTGAAGGACTTGGCAAACGTTACGGCGATATCGACGCCGTGGTCGCCACCCATCTGTCGGTGGAAAAAGGTGAGTTCGTCTCGCTACTGGGACCTTCCGGCTGCGGCAAAACCACCACCTTGCAGATGATCGCCGGCTTCGTCGAAGTCAGCAGCGGGCGCATCCTGCTGGACGGTCGCGACATTACCCACGCCAAGCCCGCCAGCCGTGGCCTCGGTGTGGTGTTCCAGAGCTATGCGCTATTTCCCCACATGACCGTCAAGGACAACGTCGCCTTCGGCCTGCGCATGCGCAAAGTGGCCAATGCCGAGTTGCAACGACGGGTGGACCGGGTGTTGAAACTGGTACGCCTGGACCGCCATGCCGACCGCTACCCGCGAGAACTCTCGGGCGGCCAGCGCCAACGCGTGGCACTGGCCCGGGCGCTGGTGATCGAGCCACCAGTGCTGTTGCTCGACGAGCCACTGTCCAACCTCGACGCCAATTTGCGCGAAGAGATGCAATACGAGATCCGTCGTATCCAGCGCGAAGTCGGGATCACCACACTGATGGTCACCCACGACCAGTCCGAAGCCCTGTCGATCAGTGACCGGGTCGTGGTGATGCAGGCCGGGCGCATCACCCAGATCGACGCGCCGTATACCCTTTACGAGCACCCGCGCACCGAGTTCATTTCCGGCTTCGTCGGCAAAGCCAACCTGCTGTCCGGCATGCGGGACAGCACGGGCGTCGTTCAAGCCTGCAGCCAGGGCAATGGTGAGCTGACGCTAAGCCTGCGCCCGGAAAAAATCGACTTGTGCGAGGTCGGTTCAGGGCGACTGCAAGGCACCCTCGTCAGCCGCTTCTTCCTTGGCAGCCAATGGCTGTACGGTGTCTCGACCAGCCTGGGTGAACTCTGCGTGGTGCGCCGCAACGACGGCTCCGCGCCCTTGGTCGAAGGTACGGCGGTGGGCCTGGATTGGGACCCGGCGCTGCTGCGGGTACTGAGCGCGGACGAGGTGTCGGCATGA
- a CDS encoding ABC transporter permease, whose protein sequence is MSRNGPFALLFHALVVVFMLAPLAVVCLVAFTPENTLSLPTTTFSLRWFRAVFERADFVDAFYNSLVLAFSAASLATLIAVPAALAITRLEFPGRDFFNGLFLSPIIIPHLVLGVALLRLFALMGVNGSFAWLIFAHVLVITPYVLRLVLASAIGLDRSAEQAAQSLGAGRFTLFRQITLPMILPGVAGGWLLAFINSFDEVTLSIFVTSPATQTLPVRMYVYATESIDPMMAAVSALVIALTALTMILLDRVYGLDRVLVGKQ, encoded by the coding sequence ATGTCCAGAAACGGTCCTTTCGCCCTGCTGTTCCACGCGCTGGTGGTGGTGTTCATGCTCGCGCCGCTGGCGGTGGTCTGCCTCGTCGCCTTCACCCCGGAAAACACCTTGAGCCTGCCGACCACGACATTTTCCCTGCGCTGGTTTCGCGCCGTGTTCGAACGCGCGGACTTTGTCGATGCGTTCTACAACAGTCTGGTCCTGGCGTTCAGCGCGGCGTCGCTGGCGACGTTGATCGCGGTGCCGGCGGCCCTGGCGATCACCCGGCTCGAGTTCCCCGGACGGGACTTCTTCAACGGCCTGTTCCTGTCGCCGATCATCATTCCGCACCTGGTGCTGGGGGTCGCATTGCTGCGCCTGTTTGCGCTGATGGGCGTGAACGGCAGCTTTGCCTGGCTGATCTTCGCCCACGTGCTGGTGATCACGCCCTATGTGTTGCGCCTGGTGCTGGCCTCGGCCATCGGCCTGGACCGCAGCGCCGAACAGGCCGCGCAATCGTTGGGGGCGGGGCGCTTCACGCTGTTCCGGCAAATCACCTTGCCGATGATCCTGCCGGGGGTGGCCGGGGGCTGGCTGCTGGCGTTCATCAACAGTTTCGATGAAGTCACGCTGTCGATCTTCGTCACCTCGCCGGCCACGCAAACCTTGCCGGTGCGCATGTACGTGTACGCCACTGAATCCATCGACCCGATGATGGCGGCGGTGTCGGCACTGGTCATCGCGCTGACCGCGCTGACCATGATTCTGCTCGACCGGGTCTATGGCCTGGATCGGGTCCTGGTAGGCAAACAATGA